In the Actinomycetota bacterium genome, AGACCTAACATTAGGCGAATAGTTGTTGTCTTACCAGCCCCATTTGGACCAAGAAAGCCAAAAACATCTCCTCTTTGTACCTCTATATTGAGATTTTCCACAGCTCGTACTGTTTCAAAATCACGTGTTAGGTCCTCAGCTTGAATTGCTATATCATTCATTTAAATACTCCTAAAGATAAATAATTTGTAATTAAGATATTATAAATTAAAAAAATAATTAATAAAAACATTTTTAATATTATACATATTATTAATATTAATAGTATTATTTATATTTGATTGGTAATTATCTCATAAAAATATTTAATGTCAAGTAAAAAATAAAAAAATAATATTAGTAATTCTTAAATAGAATAAATGTAATGAGTATGAGAATAATATTTAGATATAATGATTATGAGTAGAATTTTTGGTAGTTTTTATATCTAAAATGAAGAAATTAACTTTTTATTTTTATTGGCTTATATCGCCCAGCAAGTTTTCTAATGCAGTAGATAGAGGTGCATCATCATGACGGGAACCACAACAACAACGCCTTCGATAATCTGTGCCTGATGCATGGCAACTGTCACGACATCGTTCATGGCTCAAGGTGCCTATGACAAAGGCCCGTATCCTGAAGAGCTATGTGAGGGGAAAGCTCTCACGCGTGGTTCGAGAGTGGCGGCGGGGTGGGCAGCCACTCCGCTAACTCTGTAGAGACCCTTCCAGGCGGAGTCTGTGGTTTCAACATGTGTAATTTGATTCATCGTTTTTATTCATGCTTTCCTTTCTGTCCGAGAAGCGGCTGGCGCTTCACCCGCTTGGCGGATGCGGGAAACCACCTTCGCCACACGACCAACTACAAAGCGCGTGGAAAACTTGGAAAGCGCCGAGATTAGCCAAGTCGTGTGCAAGCACGGGTTAGCCCGCCTTGCTTTCGTAGCCACGACTAACCCCGTCCCCTGGAATCATATGCCGCAGCCCCCTCAAATCTATTCCAAAAGTTTCTTCTCCGTAGGGCTTTGCCCAGGAAGACCAGGCCCAACATGATTGGCACTTCCCAAAACAGACCCATCGTGGTTCCCAGCGCTGCATACGAATCGACACCGTACATCGCTATCGCGGTGGCAATGGCGATTTCAAAGTGGCTCGAAGATCCAATGATGACCGTGATTATGGCCTCCCTATATTTCAGTTCAAAGACCCTGGTGATCAAAAGATTGAGCCCGACCACGATGATGAAACCAAGCAGCAGTGGGACCGAGACCAACAACAGTTGATCGAAGTGATCAAGCAAAACTTGCCCATTCAGCGAAAAGAGCACGATGAGCGTCATCAACAGGGCCACGATAGCGATCTTGCCGACAGTAGGACGATATACATTCTCGAACCACGGTTCCCCTTTGGCCCTGATCAGAACCCTCTTACTTACGATTCCAAGGATCAGTGGAATTCCAATAAAGACGAACACTGAGATAGCCAACAACCCTCGATCTATGGGGATGTTTT is a window encoding:
- the arsB gene encoding ACR3 family arsenite efflux transporter, producing the protein MSKFEKYLALWVALCMVIGVVLSKTIPGISEAIVSWQIRGISIPIGICLFLMMYPAVLNLQVSELKKLRNSPKPIIMTLFSNWVIAPLVAAGLAYLFLRGNAQLIVAVILLGSSPCTAMVLVWGKLAEGNQEQNVVNTSLNTVTIMVLYVPIVSLLTGIQNIPIDRGLLAISVFVFIGIPLILGIVSKRVLIRAKGEPWFENVYRPTVGKIAIVALLMTLIVLFSLNGQVLLDHFDQLLLVSVPLLLGFIIVVGLNLLITRVFELKYREAIITVIIGSSSHFEIAIATAIAMYGVDSYAALGTTMGLFWEVPIMLGLVFLGKALRRRNFWNRFEGAAAYDSRGRG